A stretch of Triticum aestivum cultivar Chinese Spring chromosome 1D, IWGSC CS RefSeq v2.1, whole genome shotgun sequence DNA encodes these proteins:
- the LOC123182434 gene encoding SNF1-related protein kinase regulatory subunit beta-1, with amino-acid sequence MGNASARAVENGHAAAPMEQVAVAPVGGSSAEAAAPPDAVMRELPPPVPYVFAPQVPVAPLQIPNEFSPVFNHSWMNGSDESTNNNPPEIEIPTLITWSQGGNEVFVEGSWDNWTSRKVLERSGKDHAVLLVLPSGIYHYRMIVDGVPRYVSELPHVTDERGQVANLLDVHEYIPDSLDSVAEFDAPPSPEHSYNMEFPTDEELTKQDPPALPPQLLMTALGGTDHSDELAPKAKPQHVVLNHLFIEKGWGAQSLLALGLTHRFQSKYVNFVLYKPLVRR; translated from the exons ATGGGGAACGCGAGCGCCAGGGCGGTGGAGAACGGCCACGCGGCGGCGCCGATGGAGCAGGTGGCCGTGGCCCCCGTCGGCGGGAGCTCCGCGGAGGCCGCGGCGCCGCCGGACGCCGTGATGCGGGAGCTCCCTCCTCCGGTCCCCTACGTCTTCGCGCCGCAG GTTCCAGTAGCTCCGCTGCAGATACCAAATGAATTTTCACCTGTTTTCAACCATTCATGGATGAATGGCTCGGATGAATCCACCAACAATAACCCCCCGGAGATTGAAATTCCAACTTTGATTACATGGAGTCAAGGAGGAAACGAGGTGTTTGTGGAAGGATCATGGGATAACTGGACATCAAG GAAGGTGTTAGAGAGGTCAGGGAAAGATCACGCTGTGTTGTTAGTTCTGCCATCTGGAATATATCATTACAGGATGATTGTTGATGGGGTGCCGAGATATGTGTCCGAACTACCTCATGTGACTGATGAAAGAGGGCAGGTGGCCAACCTCCTTGATGTCCAT GAGTATATCCCAGATAGTCTTGACAGCGTGGCGGAGTTTGACGCGCCCCCGTCGCCTGAACACAGCTACAACATGGAGTTCCCAACCGACGAGGAGCTTACCAAGCAGGATCCGCCCGCTCTTCCACCTCAGCTTCTCATGACTGCCCTTGGCGGTACCGATCACTCGGACGAGCTCGCTCCGAAGGCGAAGCCGCAGCATGTCGTCCTCAACCATCTGTTCATCGAGAAAGGGTGGGGGGCGCAGTCTCTGCTCGCCCTCGGACTCACTCACCGGTTCCAGTCTAAGTACGTGAACTTCGTGCTGTACAAACCGCTGGTGAGGAGGTGA